From a region of the Streptacidiphilus albus JL83 genome:
- a CDS encoding NUDIX hydrolase, producing the protein MATPEFITTLRASAGQQLLWLPGVSAVVFNEQGEVLLGRRADTGNWAVLAGMPEPGEQPAEAAVREVLEETGVHCVVERVVSVDAQPAIVYPNGDRCQFMDITLRCRAVGGEARVNDDESLEVGWFPPTALPELSTRSLDRIARAQGEEPTWFAAP; encoded by the coding sequence ATGGCAACCCCCGAATTCATCACCACCCTCCGCGCCTCGGCCGGGCAGCAGCTGCTCTGGCTTCCGGGCGTGAGCGCCGTCGTCTTCAACGAGCAGGGCGAGGTACTGCTGGGCCGACGCGCCGACACCGGCAACTGGGCCGTGCTGGCCGGCATGCCCGAGCCGGGCGAGCAGCCGGCCGAGGCGGCGGTCCGCGAGGTGCTGGAGGAGACCGGCGTCCACTGCGTGGTGGAGCGGGTGGTGTCGGTGGATGCCCAGCCGGCGATCGTCTACCCGAACGGCGACCGGTGCCAGTTCATGGACATCACGCTGCGCTGCCGCGCGGTCGGCGGCGAGGCCCGGGTGAACGACGACGAGTCGCTGGAGGTGGGCTGGTTCCCGCCGACCGCGCTGCCCGAGCTGTCGACCCGCTCGCTCGACCGGATCGCGCGGGCCCAGGGCGAGGAGCCCACCTGGTTCGCCGCGCCGTAG
- a CDS encoding MarR family winged helix-turn-helix transcriptional regulator gives MPVPGSSDILVDELFATTTQIRTFVEARLKVRGASVARLRAMRMMATSPDPLRMRDLSEMLGVAARTATAVVDALERDGLVERVRHPEDRRSFLVTLTALGRTRHREAEAIDSKALADATARLGPAERERLRELLALLRDSVEG, from the coding sequence ATGCCAGTACCGGGGAGCAGCGACATCCTGGTGGACGAACTCTTCGCCACCACCACCCAGATCCGCACCTTCGTGGAAGCGCGGCTGAAGGTCCGCGGCGCGTCGGTGGCCCGGCTGCGGGCCATGCGGATGATGGCCACCTCGCCCGACCCGCTGCGGATGCGCGACCTCAGCGAGATGCTCGGCGTCGCCGCCCGCACCGCGACCGCCGTCGTCGACGCGCTGGAGCGCGACGGGCTGGTCGAGCGGGTGCGGCACCCCGAGGACCGGCGGTCCTTCCTGGTCACGCTGACCGCGCTGGGCCGCACCCGGCACCGGGAGGCGGAGGCGATCGACAGCAAGGCACTGGCCGATGCCACCGCCCGGCTCGGCCCGGCGGAACGGGAGCGGCTGCGGGAACTGCTGGCGCTGCTCCGCGATTCGGTGGAAGGCTGA
- a CDS encoding ArsR/SmtB family transcription factor: MVSDQDRLSSVFAALADPTRRAILARLSAGEATVTELAEPFSMSLPAISKHLKVLERAGLISRGRNAQWRPCRIEAEPLGEASVWLERYRQLWEHSFDRLADHLREIQAEGEPR, translated from the coding sequence ATGGTCAGCGACCAGGACCGGCTCAGCAGCGTCTTCGCGGCCCTCGCGGACCCGACCCGCCGGGCGATCCTCGCCCGACTGTCGGCGGGCGAGGCGACCGTCACCGAGCTCGCCGAGCCCTTCTCGATGAGCCTGCCCGCGATCTCCAAGCACCTGAAGGTGCTGGAGCGCGCCGGGCTGATCAGTCGCGGCCGGAACGCCCAGTGGCGTCCCTGCCGAATAGAGGCGGAGCCGCTGGGTGAGGCCTCCGTCTGGTTGGAGCGCTACCGGCAGCTCTGGGAGCACAGCTTCGACCGCCTTGCCGACCACCTCCGAGAGATCCAGGCAGAGGGAGAACCCCGATGA
- a CDS encoding SRPBCC family protein: protein MTESFSITRVFDAPRELVFAAWTEPAQFARWFGASSDVPLETVAMDVRPGGAWSVVMHVDPATVIPFRGSYLEVLPPERLVLTLTDPADPANPNVEVVTVVLKDLGGRTEMVFVQEGHLGAEEYARTKAGWSAFFDTLAEGLPTA, encoded by the coding sequence ATGACCGAGAGCTTCAGCATCACCCGCGTCTTCGACGCCCCCCGCGAGCTGGTGTTCGCCGCTTGGACGGAGCCCGCCCAGTTCGCCCGCTGGTTCGGCGCGAGCAGCGACGTCCCGCTGGAGACGGTGGCCATGGACGTCCGCCCCGGCGGCGCCTGGAGCGTCGTCATGCACGTCGACCCGGCGACGGTCATCCCCTTCCGGGGCAGCTACCTGGAGGTGCTCCCGCCGGAGCGGCTGGTGCTCACCCTGACCGACCCGGCCGACCCCGCCAACCCGAACGTCGAGGTGGTGACCGTGGTCCTCAAGGACCTCGGCGGCAGGACCGAGATGGTCTTCGTCCAGGAGGGCCACCTGGGCGCGGAGGAGTACGCCAGAACCAAGGCGGGCTGGTCCGCCTTCTTCGACACCCTCGCCGAGGGCCTGCCCACGGCGTGA
- a CDS encoding MBL fold metallo-hydrolase — protein MAGTGSARIEHLVTSGSFELDGGSWAVDNNVWLVGDEAEVVVIDAAHDAAAIAAAVGERRLVAIVSTHAHNDHIDAAPALAEATGAPVLLHPDDLPLWQRTHPDRAPDGELRAGGRIAVAGVELTVLHTPGHSPGAVCLHAPELGALFSGDTLFQGGPGTTGRSFSHFPTIIDSIRDSLLSLPPETVVHTGHGESTTVGAEAPHLAEWIARGH, from the coding sequence ATGGCCGGCACCGGTTCCGCGCGGATCGAGCACCTGGTCACCTCCGGCAGCTTCGAGCTGGACGGCGGCAGCTGGGCCGTGGACAACAACGTCTGGCTGGTCGGCGACGAGGCCGAGGTGGTGGTGATCGACGCGGCCCACGACGCGGCGGCCATCGCCGCGGCGGTGGGGGAGCGGCGGCTGGTGGCCATCGTCTCCACCCACGCCCACAACGACCACATCGACGCGGCCCCGGCGTTGGCCGAGGCCACCGGGGCGCCGGTGCTGCTGCACCCGGACGACCTGCCGCTGTGGCAGCGGACCCATCCCGACCGGGCCCCCGACGGCGAGCTGCGGGCCGGCGGGCGGATCGCGGTCGCCGGCGTGGAGCTGACCGTGCTGCACACCCCGGGGCACAGCCCCGGCGCGGTCTGCCTCCATGCGCCGGAACTGGGGGCGCTGTTCTCCGGCGACACCCTCTTCCAGGGCGGCCCGGGAACGACCGGTCGCTCCTTCTCGCACTTCCCGACGATCATCGACTCCATCCGGGACTCGTTGCTGTCCCTGCCGCCGGAGACCGTGGTCCACACCGGCCACGGCGAGTCCACCACGGTCGGTGCCGAGGCGCCGCACCTCGCGGAATGGATCGCCCGGGGACACTGA
- a CDS encoding DinB family protein, giving the protein MTQDPALSRTPDEKTGLRSSLDRQRDVVLWKVEGLDDEQLRRRMTASGTSLLGLVKHLAAVEYGWFCRTFGRETEPLPGDPSVPGATPDDDMRAAPGETAADILAFHRRARESADAVIAELDLDALGTSWNGRTVSLRWVLIHMIEETARHAGHMDILRELIDGSTGDYPRN; this is encoded by the coding sequence ATGACTCAAGATCCCGCCCTGTCCCGTACCCCCGACGAGAAGACCGGGCTGCGCAGCAGCCTGGACCGGCAGCGCGACGTCGTGCTCTGGAAGGTCGAAGGCCTGGACGACGAGCAGCTGCGCCGCCGGATGACGGCCAGCGGCACCAGCCTGCTGGGCCTGGTCAAGCACCTGGCCGCGGTGGAGTACGGATGGTTCTGCCGGACCTTCGGCCGGGAGACCGAGCCCCTCCCGGGCGACCCCTCCGTTCCGGGCGCCACCCCCGACGACGACATGCGGGCGGCGCCGGGTGAGACCGCCGCCGACATCCTGGCCTTCCACCGCCGGGCGCGGGAGTCCGCCGACGCGGTCATCGCCGAGCTCGACCTGGACGCACTGGGCACCTCCTGGAACGGCCGTACGGTCTCGCTCCGCTGGGTCCTGATCCACATGATCGAGGAGACGGCCCGTCACGCCGGGCACATGGACATCCTGCGCGAGCTGATCGACGGCAGCACCGGCGACTACCCGCGCAACTGA
- a CDS encoding GNAT family N-acetyltransferase has translation MTDVLRPARTDEAAALHALALRSKAHWGYDEAFMTACHDELAVPGELLAAGRVVVAEDGPGRLLGFATLDGEPGTERGNERGTEPGTEPGSGGRGELGMLFVDPGAIGRGLGRRLLQHVLAQARTLGFHTLTIDADPNAESFYLAMGARTIGRTPSGSIPGRELPLMEIDVSV, from the coding sequence ATGACCGACGTACTCAGGCCCGCCCGGACCGACGAGGCGGCCGCGCTGCATGCCCTGGCGCTGCGCTCCAAGGCCCACTGGGGATATGACGAGGCGTTCATGACGGCCTGCCACGACGAGCTCGCCGTCCCCGGGGAGTTGCTCGCGGCCGGACGCGTGGTCGTGGCCGAGGACGGCCCCGGCCGACTGCTGGGCTTCGCCACGCTCGACGGCGAGCCCGGGACCGAGCGGGGGAACGAGCGGGGGACCGAGCCGGGCACCGAGCCCGGGAGCGGCGGGCGGGGCGAGTTGGGCATGCTCTTCGTCGACCCCGGCGCGATCGGCCGGGGCCTCGGCCGCCGACTGCTGCAGCATGTCCTGGCCCAGGCGCGGACGCTGGGCTTCCACACCCTCACCATCGACGCGGACCCCAACGCCGAGTCCTTCTACCTCGCCATGGGCGCCAGGACGATCGGCCGCACCCCGTCCGGCAGCATCCCCGGCCGGGAGCTGCCGCTGATGGAGATCGACGTCAGCGTGTGA
- a CDS encoding MarR family winged helix-turn-helix transcriptional regulator, with amino-acid sequence MKTNDTPWLEDSQQQAWRSFLQMTARLTARLGQELQADSELSLADFDVLVQLSETAGGRVRVLELASALQWEKSRMSHHLARMTGRGLITREQCAQDRRGAYAVITEAGRSAIGAAAPQHVAAVRRYVFDALTAEQVDALAAVADRVLDRLSAPPEG; translated from the coding sequence ATGAAAACCAACGACACACCGTGGCTGGAAGACTCGCAACAGCAGGCGTGGCGGTCGTTCCTGCAGATGACAGCCCGGCTCACGGCCCGGCTCGGACAGGAGCTGCAGGCCGACTCGGAGCTCTCGCTCGCGGACTTCGACGTCCTGGTGCAGCTGTCGGAGACCGCCGGCGGCCGCGTCCGGGTGCTGGAGCTGGCGTCCGCGCTGCAGTGGGAGAAGAGTCGGATGTCGCACCACCTCGCCCGGATGACCGGGCGCGGGCTGATAACCCGCGAGCAGTGCGCGCAGGACCGGCGCGGGGCCTACGCCGTGATCACCGAGGCGGGCCGGAGCGCGATCGGGGCCGCCGCCCCGCAGCACGTCGCCGCCGTGCGCCGCTACGTCTTCGACGCGCTCACCGCCGAACAGGTCGACGCCCTGGCAGCGGTCGCCGACCGCGTCCTCGACCGGCTCTCGGCCCCGCCCGAGGGCTGA
- a CDS encoding YceI family protein — translation MTTAITPDLSGNYTIDPAHSRIGFVARHAMITKVRGSFTEFVGTVFVDAEDPSKSSANVVIEVASVDTRNADRDGHLRTNDFLDVANHPQITFHSTSVELKGEEKVLLTGDLAIRGVTQRVTLDFAYDGAATDPFGNHRLGFEGTHTISRADFGISWNAALETGGVLVSDKIVLEFELSLIKGA, via the coding sequence ATGACGACCGCCATCACCCCCGACCTGTCCGGCAACTACACCATCGACCCGGCCCACAGCCGGATCGGCTTCGTCGCCCGTCACGCCATGATCACCAAGGTCCGCGGCTCGTTCACCGAGTTCGTCGGCACGGTGTTCGTCGACGCCGAGGACCCGTCCAAGTCCTCCGCGAACGTCGTGATCGAGGTGGCCAGCGTCGACACCCGCAACGCGGACCGGGACGGCCACCTGCGCACCAACGACTTCCTCGACGTCGCCAACCACCCGCAGATCACCTTCCACTCGACCTCGGTGGAGCTGAAGGGCGAGGAGAAGGTGCTCCTGACCGGCGACCTGGCCATCCGCGGCGTCACCCAGCGGGTCACCCTGGACTTCGCCTACGACGGTGCGGCCACCGACCCCTTCGGCAACCACCGGCTGGGCTTCGAGGGCACCCACACCATCAGCCGTGCGGACTTCGGCATCAGCTGGAACGCGGCGCTGGAGACCGGCGGCGTGCTGGTCAGCGACAAGATCGTGCTGGAGTTCGAGCTCTCGCTGATCAAGGGCGCCTGA
- a CDS encoding LLM class flavin-dependent oxidoreductase, producing MTVTTLRFNQVTPGLDRHEVAARYRATVEMAGYADREGFDLISLEEHHGADDGWSPSPLSTAGAIFGATQRIGVMLCAILTPLYEPLRLAEDVAVLDHLSGGRLSLVAGLGYRPEEYAALGRDWAQRGRLQDEVLSTLLAAWTGEPFEYRGRTVRVTPRPLTDPHPTLMIGGSSRVAVRRAVRLGLPFMTAAHLPELAEYYDRLAAEAGLAGGYALLPQKLTRMVHCTEDPDRAWARYGSHFLHEAATYRGWQTEDITSALRSTALTPEQLRAEGIYCCLTPAECVEIARAGGPFDSITLHPLCGGIPVDAGWESLRLFGEQVLPQLATL from the coding sequence ATGACCGTGACGACGCTGCGGTTCAACCAGGTGACCCCGGGGCTGGACCGGCACGAGGTCGCCGCCCGCTACCGGGCCACCGTGGAGATGGCCGGCTACGCCGACCGCGAGGGCTTCGACCTGATCAGCCTGGAGGAGCACCACGGTGCCGACGACGGCTGGAGCCCCTCGCCGCTGTCCACCGCCGGAGCGATCTTCGGGGCCACCCAGCGGATCGGCGTGATGCTCTGCGCGATCCTCACCCCGCTCTACGAGCCGCTGCGGCTGGCCGAGGACGTCGCCGTGCTCGACCACCTCAGCGGTGGCCGGCTCAGCCTGGTCGCCGGCCTCGGCTACCGCCCGGAGGAGTACGCGGCGCTGGGGCGGGACTGGGCACAGCGCGGCCGGCTCCAGGACGAGGTGCTGAGCACCCTGCTGGCCGCGTGGACCGGCGAGCCGTTCGAGTACCGGGGCCGGACGGTGCGGGTGACGCCGCGACCGCTGACCGACCCGCATCCCACGCTGATGATCGGCGGCTCCTCCCGGGTCGCGGTGCGGCGCGCGGTCCGGCTCGGGCTGCCCTTCATGACCGCCGCCCACCTGCCGGAGCTGGCCGAGTACTACGACCGGCTGGCCGCCGAGGCCGGGCTGGCCGGCGGGTACGCGCTGCTCCCGCAGAAACTGACCCGGATGGTCCACTGCACCGAGGACCCGGACCGGGCCTGGGCCCGCTACGGCAGCCACTTCCTGCACGAGGCCGCGACCTACCGGGGCTGGCAGACCGAGGACATCACCTCGGCCCTCCGCTCGACGGCGCTGACGCCGGAGCAGCTGCGGGCGGAGGGGATCTACTGCTGCCTGACCCCGGCGGAGTGCGTGGAGATCGCCCGCGCCGGGGGCCCGTTCGACAGCATCACCCTGCATCCGCTCTGCGGCGGGATACCGGTCGACGCCGGCTGGGAGAGCCTGCGGCTCTTCGGCGAGCAGGTCCTCCCTCAGCTCGCCACGCTCTGA
- a CDS encoding DHA2 family efflux MFS transporter permease subunit → MPVIVASSIFLAIVDGAITTVALPSIGRQFHLPASGLDSVVVVYPVCVGMVMPASAWLGDRFGGKRVVLLSLALFVGASALCGSAQNLGQLVGYRALQGLGGGLLLPAGATLLFRTFSASERVRASRLMIFPQQVAPALAPILGGLLVDGASWRWVFYVNLPVGAAALTFGLLFLDEHRDHAPGRLDVPGLLLSASGLATLMYGVCEGSQQGWGSAPVDTALAVGALLLGAAVVVQLRTAEPVLKLRLFTDRLFRDTNLICLVGYIPIMGAMFLGPLFLQEAQGRSALDSGTSTFTEAFGVLLTVQVAGALYARVGPRLIIAAGMAGVTGVLLLLSTCDLHTGLWTFRLYMFLLGVSMGGVFMPTTVASLSTVAKGDVGHATTLNTVVRQTAGALAPAVVTTALVLGSSRHGAASPPLGAYQDGYRLLALLAALAALFSLTMPDAVARRAAAAPPQTADAATEPHDPAPAHPPTPASLPAPAPTPDGGTGTRARPPTGRSGAGGRTAGTTLRRR, encoded by the coding sequence GTGCCCGTCATCGTCGCCTCCTCCATCTTCCTGGCCATCGTGGACGGGGCCATCACCACCGTGGCCCTCCCCTCCATCGGCCGTCAGTTCCACCTCCCCGCCTCCGGCCTGGACAGCGTGGTGGTGGTCTACCCCGTCTGCGTCGGCATGGTGATGCCCGCCTCGGCCTGGCTCGGGGACCGCTTCGGCGGCAAGCGGGTCGTGCTGCTGTCGCTGGCCCTGTTCGTCGGCGCCTCGGCGCTCTGCGGCTCCGCCCAGAACCTCGGTCAGCTCGTCGGCTACCGCGCCCTCCAGGGCCTCGGCGGCGGACTGCTGCTGCCGGCCGGCGCCACCCTGCTCTTCCGGACCTTCTCGGCGAGCGAGCGGGTCCGCGCCTCCCGACTGATGATCTTCCCGCAGCAGGTGGCCCCGGCGCTGGCCCCGATCCTCGGCGGACTCCTGGTCGACGGCGCCTCCTGGCGCTGGGTGTTCTACGTCAACCTGCCGGTCGGCGCAGCCGCGCTGACCTTCGGTCTGCTCTTCCTGGACGAGCACCGCGACCACGCGCCGGGCCGACTGGACGTCCCCGGCCTGCTGCTCTCCGCTTCCGGCCTGGCCACCCTGATGTACGGGGTGTGCGAGGGCTCCCAGCAGGGCTGGGGCTCGGCCCCGGTGGACACCGCGCTGGCGGTCGGCGCGCTGCTGCTCGGCGCCGCCGTGGTGGTGCAACTGCGCACCGCGGAGCCGGTGCTGAAACTGCGGCTGTTCACCGACCGGCTGTTCCGCGACACCAATCTGATCTGCCTGGTCGGCTACATACCGATCATGGGGGCGATGTTCCTGGGCCCGCTGTTCCTCCAGGAGGCCCAGGGCCGGTCCGCCCTGGACTCGGGCACCAGCACCTTCACCGAGGCCTTCGGCGTGCTGCTGACCGTCCAGGTGGCCGGCGCGCTCTACGCCAGGGTCGGGCCGCGCCTGATCATCGCCGCCGGGATGGCCGGCGTGACCGGGGTGCTGCTCCTGCTGTCCACCTGCGACCTGCACACCGGGCTGTGGACGTTCCGGCTCTACATGTTCCTGCTGGGCGTCAGCATGGGCGGAGTGTTCATGCCGACCACCGTGGCCTCGCTCAGCACCGTGGCCAAGGGCGACGTGGGCCACGCGACCACGCTCAACACCGTGGTCCGGCAGACGGCCGGCGCCCTGGCCCCGGCCGTGGTCACCACGGCCCTGGTCCTCGGCAGCTCGCGGCACGGCGCCGCGTCGCCGCCGCTCGGCGCCTACCAGGACGGCTACCGGCTGCTGGCGTTGTTGGCCGCGCTGGCCGCGCTCTTCAGCCTGACCATGCCGGACGCGGTCGCCCGCCGGGCCGCCGCCGCACCTCCGCAGACCGCCGACGCGGCAACGGAGCCCCACGACCCTGCCCCTGCCCATCCCCCGACCCCGGCATCGCTCCCGGCCCCGGCTCCAACCCCGGACGGCGGCACCGGGACGCGCGCCCGTCCGCCGACCGGCCGAAGCGGCGCCGGTGGGCGGACGGCGGGAACGACGCTCAGGCGCCGCTGA
- a CDS encoding EamA family transporter — protein MTAVFALLSSVLWGLADFGGGLLTRRLPALVVVVASQAAAALALLVAVCATGGFAHASVHLLYAVGAGLIGPIAMIAFYRALALGPMGVVSPLATVGVLVPVGAGLALGERPGTLQVLGIAVAAVGVVLAGGPQLRGEPVQRTAVLLTLVAAFGFGAVMTLMAEATTGASGVLLALLVQRCCNLLVGGGALVRAARREPERYRRAELRLSLASRRMVLALAGVGIADVAANGAFVLASQAGSMAVAAVLASLYPVVTALAARYLLGERLLAVQAAGSGLALAGAILLAAH, from the coding sequence ATGACTGCTGTCTTCGCGCTGCTCAGCAGCGTGCTCTGGGGTCTGGCCGACTTCGGCGGCGGACTGCTCACCCGCCGCCTCCCGGCGCTGGTGGTCGTGGTCGCCTCGCAGGCCGCCGCCGCACTGGCACTGCTGGTGGCGGTCTGCGCCACCGGCGGCTTCGCGCACGCGTCGGTGCACCTGCTCTACGCCGTCGGCGCGGGCCTGATCGGGCCGATCGCCATGATCGCCTTCTATCGCGCGCTCGCCCTCGGCCCCATGGGCGTGGTCTCCCCGCTCGCCACCGTCGGGGTGCTGGTACCGGTCGGCGCCGGCCTCGCCCTGGGCGAACGCCCCGGCACGCTGCAGGTCCTGGGCATCGCCGTGGCGGCGGTGGGGGTGGTCCTGGCGGGCGGCCCGCAGCTGCGCGGGGAGCCGGTCCAGCGCACGGCGGTGCTGCTCACCCTGGTCGCCGCCTTCGGCTTCGGCGCGGTGATGACGCTGATGGCGGAGGCCACGACCGGCGCGTCGGGCGTGCTGCTGGCGCTGCTGGTGCAGCGCTGCTGCAACCTGCTGGTCGGCGGGGGCGCGCTGGTGCGGGCGGCGCGCCGCGAGCCCGAGCGCTACCGGCGCGCGGAACTGCGCCTGTCGCTGGCCTCGCGCCGGATGGTCCTCGCCCTGGCCGGGGTCGGCATCGCCGACGTGGCCGCCAACGGCGCGTTCGTGCTGGCGAGCCAGGCCGGGTCGATGGCCGTGGCCGCCGTCCTGGCCTCGCTCTACCCGGTGGTGACCGCGCTGGCCGCGCGCTACCTGCTCGGCGAACGGCTGCTGGCGGTGCAGGCCGCCGGCTCCGGGCTCGCCCTGGCCGGCGCGATCCTGCTGGCGGCCCACTGA
- the lgt gene encoding prolipoprotein diacylglyceryl transferase — protein sequence MELAYIPSPAQGVWHIGPVPIRAYALCILAGIAAALWLTRRRWVRLGGNPDDVLDITLWAVPFGIVGGRLYHVITDPELYFKPGEQPIRALYIWDGGLGIWGAVALGAVGAWIGCRKKGVPLAGFADALAPGLILAQAIGRWGNYFNQELYGDPTSLPWGLRIDPAHRPPATPDVAFYQPTFLYESLWDLGCVLLLLYADRRWNMHSARLFALYAAVYTAGRGWIEALRDDHANRFLGLRLNDWTSLVVFLVAVGYLVATRNRPAPENPIGRSRITQPEPQPEDAELPA from the coding sequence ATGGAACTCGCGTACATCCCCAGCCCCGCGCAGGGCGTCTGGCACATCGGTCCCGTTCCGATCCGCGCCTACGCGCTGTGCATCCTCGCGGGCATCGCGGCGGCGCTCTGGCTGACCCGGCGCCGCTGGGTCAGGCTCGGCGGCAATCCGGACGACGTCCTCGACATCACCCTCTGGGCGGTGCCCTTCGGGATCGTCGGCGGCCGGCTCTACCACGTGATCACCGACCCCGAGCTCTACTTCAAGCCCGGCGAGCAGCCGATCAGGGCGCTCTACATCTGGGACGGCGGCCTCGGCATCTGGGGCGCGGTGGCGCTCGGCGCGGTCGGCGCCTGGATCGGCTGCCGGAAGAAGGGCGTCCCGCTCGCTGGTTTCGCGGACGCGCTGGCGCCCGGTCTGATCCTGGCCCAGGCCATCGGCCGCTGGGGCAACTACTTCAACCAGGAGCTCTACGGCGACCCCACCAGCCTGCCCTGGGGGCTGCGGATCGACCCGGCGCACCGTCCGCCGGCCACCCCCGACGTGGCGTTCTACCAGCCGACCTTCCTCTACGAGTCGCTCTGGGACCTCGGCTGCGTGCTGCTGCTGCTCTACGCCGACCGGCGCTGGAACATGCACTCGGCGCGGCTGTTCGCCCTCTACGCCGCCGTGTACACGGCCGGACGCGGCTGGATCGAGGCGCTGCGCGACGACCACGCCAACCGCTTCCTCGGGCTGCGGCTGAACGACTGGACCTCGCTGGTCGTCTTCCTGGTCGCGGTCGGCTACCTGGTCGCCACCAGGAACCGGCCGGCGCCGGAGAATCCGATCGGACGCTCCCGGATCACGCAGCCCGAACCCCAGCCGGAGGACGCCGAACTGCCGGCCTGA
- a CDS encoding S-(hydroxymethyl)mycothiol dehydrogenase: MAQRVRGVIAPGRGEPVRIETVIVPDPGPGEAVVKVQACGVCHTDLHYREGGINDDFPFLLGHEAAGIVEAVGEGVTEVAPGDFVILNWRAVCGQCRACRRGRPQYCFNTHNAEQRMTLEDGTELSPALGIGAFAEKTLVAAGQCTKVDPAASPAAAGLLGCGVMAGLGAAVNTGNVSRGDTVAVIGCGGVGNAAVMGSRLAGAARIIAVDIDDDKLATALRLGATHSVNSRTEDPVEAVRALTGGHGADVVIEAVGRPETYKQAFYARDLAGTVVLVGVPTPEMTLELPLLDVFGRGGALKSSWYGDCLPSRDFPMLIDLYLQGRLDLDAFVSETIPLDGVEQAFVRMNKGEVLRSVVVL, from the coding sequence ATGGCCCAGCGTGTACGCGGTGTGATCGCGCCCGGCAGGGGCGAGCCGGTCCGGATCGAGACCGTCATCGTCCCCGACCCCGGGCCCGGCGAGGCCGTGGTCAAGGTCCAGGCGTGCGGGGTCTGCCACACCGACCTGCACTACCGCGAGGGCGGGATCAACGACGATTTCCCGTTCCTGCTCGGCCACGAGGCCGCCGGGATCGTCGAGGCGGTCGGCGAGGGCGTCACCGAGGTCGCGCCGGGCGACTTCGTCATCCTCAACTGGCGCGCGGTCTGCGGCCAGTGTCGCGCCTGTCGGCGCGGGCGGCCCCAGTACTGCTTCAACACCCACAACGCCGAGCAGCGGATGACGCTGGAGGACGGCACCGAGCTCTCGCCGGCCCTGGGCATCGGCGCGTTCGCCGAGAAGACCCTGGTCGCGGCCGGGCAGTGCACCAAGGTCGACCCGGCCGCCTCCCCGGCCGCCGCCGGACTGCTCGGCTGCGGCGTGATGGCGGGCCTGGGCGCGGCCGTCAACACCGGCAATGTCTCGCGCGGCGACACGGTGGCCGTCATCGGCTGCGGCGGCGTCGGCAACGCGGCGGTCATGGGCTCCCGGCTGGCCGGGGCCGCCCGGATCATCGCGGTGGACATCGACGACGACAAGCTCGCCACCGCGCTCCGGCTGGGTGCCACCCACAGCGTCAACTCCCGCACCGAGGATCCGGTCGAGGCGGTCCGCGCGCTGACCGGCGGCCATGGCGCCGACGTGGTGATCGAGGCGGTCGGCCGCCCGGAGACCTACAAGCAGGCCTTCTACGCCCGCGACCTGGCCGGGACGGTGGTACTGGTCGGCGTGCCGACCCCGGAGATGACGCTGGAGCTGCCGCTGCTGGACGTCTTCGGGCGCGGCGGCGCGCTCAAGTCCTCCTGGTACGGCGACTGCCTGCCCTCCCGGGACTTCCCGATGCTGATCGACCTCTACCTCCAGGGCCGGCTCGACCTGGACGCGTTCGTCTCCGAGACGATCCCGCTGGACGGGGTGGAGCAGGCCTTCGTCCGGATGAACAAGGGCGAGGTGCTGCGTTCGGTGGTGGTCCTCTGA